Genomic window (Cucumis sativus cultivar 9930 chromosome 2, Cucumber_9930_V3, whole genome shotgun sequence):
catgtatttataaatacaaatctTAAGCTGAATTGAagttattttaacttttgatttaATCTAATATAATCATTCAATTAACATAAACTCCTACACtcaatttcttaatttcaaCGTAAGAAATTCAATATCCCACCTTAcaattataaaagataaaaaatagaaaatttaatattgtaacCAAAACGATACGTTGTGaactaaactaattaagtTATGTCACGTTGGATTCATCGTGACTATGGACTACACTTGAATTGCCaaaataacaatttcttttagtagtaataaataaatggcatcataatagagaaaaaaaaaagtgtttgaaTCTTGTCCTTTTCTTCACTACAAGACAATAAAAGTTCTAAGTGGGAGTAACCTTTTTATTTACAACATTTTACAAAtctatctaattttttttttcttttgaaaggCACATATCTCTATCTAATTAAGTAGTGGGGTTTATATTTAACAATGATTATGATACacatattgttttaaaaaaaaattctcctcCCACATGTTTcagaaatggaaaatttatcaaaacaaaaaattccaaaaataaagattttacGGAACcttctcaatttttatattttaatattaattttaaaatgttagattacaaaatatatatattaaataatgctttattattactaaattttGCGTTTGTTACCGTGGTTGGTGTTCTTTCTGGATCTGCCACTGATGATATAAAGTAGCACTGTTGATAGTTGGAGTAGTATATtctccattttaaaaatagacaaaataataataataatagatatgGTAATAATGGGATTCattgacattttcttaatgGCATATGTCCCATTAGTCTCTCATATGATTGGCCTGAagatttaaattcttaaaagagaagaaagaagaaaaaaaaagaaagatatatattcttaatttgttGTGGAACTATTTTTGGACTCATTTCCAAAGCCTAagagacaaaaaaaactttaaatgtaGGAGTCAACTTTCAATGGCTACCAACAAAATTGCATCTCTAAtcttttaagattattttgctgttcattttatataattgtaaTTTGGTGTAATTACATGACTTTCcatatacataaaatatttgaatcttaaatcaagaaaataaaattgaatttatgtatttgttaatattagatttatgtgtttgtgtttgtgttttgtttgatatgatataatatatacatataaatgaaaagtaatGGTGATATTTGAGTAATTGAATTGATTGGGTGTGTGTTGTTATTAACTCCTCttgtcttttctttaatttgttcataTCCATGTAACTTGGAGATTCAATATAAACCcattatatgatatattattataattgtgaGGACTAATGTTAAGAATTACAACCATTAGTTGGTTTCCACTTCCCACTAAATTTCCCAttacttcatttaattttgtcatGTGAGGATAATgcttaattaaacaatttattcataattttaattttgtaattttttttaattattatgaaacAATCTATAGTCTTTGTaatttccaactttttaacagatgtttttaataaaaaaaattaaatgtctattattttctaattcttGTATGATGTAGACtatgtaatttgtaaaaatattgaattattaCAAACttgtcaaatttaaaagtgatccaaacttttttcttttttctttttatttttttaataaaatttcctTCCTTTTCCACATGGGTAATCTTTTCCatccaaaattgaaataaaatgagtatacatgagaaaaagaattaaaaaaaaaaaaaagtcattttcttGGATTGTGAATATGGACAAAAGAATGCATAAAATGAATGGCTTTACTCATTCATATTGAGATTGCCACAACATGTTTTGTCCCTTTCTTCAACCTCATATCAATTTTCCAAATAAACAGACACCACTTTGTCCAAAATTGCCACCATTTTTAACCTAATCTTCATCTCCTTTCTACCACTCTAAATCTGTTTAAATACCCCTCCACATGCTCTCTAATCTTTGCTCCTTCCCCCAAAACCAAATCTCATACATCATCGTTATCATGACCACTCTCTCTCAAACTTATCTAGATCATCCTCTTATTCACCATCATCACATTGTTCCTTTAGACTTCGATTCATTACGAACGATTCCTGATTCTCACGATTGGTTCAATTCCTCTCTCGAAaccccttcttcttcttctcatcaCCATACTAATGTAAATGTTTCAATCCCTTTGATTGATCTAACTGACCCTAACGCAATTTCGCTAATCGGCAATGCATGCGAGACGTGGGGAGTGTTCCAATTGATCAATCACGACGTGCCCGTAAGTCTAATTGAGAGAGCTGAAGGCGAAACGAGAAGACTGTTCGATCTTCCTATGACACGAAAGCTGAAAGCACTTCGAGCTCCAGGAGACGTCACTGGATATGGATTGCCTCGAATAACGCCATTTTTCTCTAAGTATATGTGGCATGAAGGGTTTACTATTATGGGGCCTTCCATTGGTCATGCCTCACAACTTTGGCCTTCTAACTACCAACCGTTTTGGTAACTCCTCCATGCACTATTATACACgtaattaactaattttttattttattagttgtGAAGTACTTAGATTTATACATTCTAATTCATCACGGTGAgatctatttttaatatattataaataaactaattaaacaaaaccgAGCAGTGATCacataagaaaattgttacaaaagaaaaaaaattaaatttattaagaaTGCTCTAAGTTTGTATTTTATGGAATATTTAAaccattattatatattatatatgctcttttaagtaattatttGTGGaataattttggattatattactattatatatatttttttattaaaactatttaaaagatataaaaatagtaataattgaAGATTctaatctttcaattttaaatgatagtaataattgaagaacgtaaaattaaacatagatACCTAATTAAATATGGGTTTGAGATTTTAGGAATATATAGGTGATAATATAACCTTTagtttataattctttttcaactaTGCTTCTAAATTTGTACTTTGGTCCTTCAAATGAATATATTAAGGCATAATAACATTGGAAAAaagattgtttttattaatatattaattattaaacatataatcGTATAAGAAAtcacatattttaattttataatgaaGTAGTtaataatgaataattttcaaatgtagtGATGTAATGGAAGAGTATCAAAGGAAAATGAAGTCTTTAGCGGAGCAAATCACACGTTCAATCTTCAATTACCTTAAAATTTCTGATGGTGCAAACTGGCTCCATTCAGCTGGATCAACTGAAGCCGCCGCTTGCAGCACCGCTCTTCAACTTAACTGCTACCCTCGCTGCCCGGACCCGACTCGGGTCATGGGCTTGGCCCCACACACAGACACATTTCTATTAACCATCCTCCACCAGACCCGCACCTGCGGGCTCCAAGTTTTCAGGGATGGGTTCGGTTGGGTACCGGTGGCGCCGGTACCAGGTGCACTGGTCCTCAACGTCGGGGACTTGTTTCACATCCTTTCGAATGGGCGGTTCCCAAATGTTCTACACCGAGTCGTTGTTGACCCGACCCGACGTCGATTGTCTATGGCTTATTTCTACGGACCGCCACCGGATTTCTGTGTATCGCCGTTGTATGATCCACCAGAATCTCCATGTTACCGGTCTGTGATGGTGAAAGATTATGTTCGGTTGAAGGCAAAGAATCTCGAAAATGCCCTTTCAATGATCCGATTATGAACTACattattatgatatatattgaatttgtaTACCGTAACAATATGTattcttaatttgtttatatgtttttctatttcatatgTAAAAGGTTCGCTacattgaaattaataaaacaaacccTTTTTTTAATGTGAACCTAAGAGTGGAAAATTAtgtctatctttttctttcatatttttacaattatttacatgtttttttttacttgttttaaCCTTTGAaaacattgataaaaataaaatatgaaagcaagaaatttagaggttaattaaatagttgattataaactttaatcaattaataatatagattAACTATGTATTTCTAATTCACCACCCAATAAGATTGTAGATTTAAGTTGTTATTCTAAATTAGAATTAAATGTATTAAATAACGAAAATAATTAGGAATTTGATCGTGTTATGTATGgactttattgttttgttttaaaaaatatattttctttgcaTGTATGTTAATCTGTTCCTTATTTGTATTATAgtatttcttattttgaattaaatattattaaaaatatttttactatttaactacttacatattaaaaaaatttataaattataaatacacTTATGTacttatataatataatcgTAGctcaataaatataatacaataattatcGATAATCTATCTACAGGTCTTCACATAACACACATATATAGAAATTATTTACGTTTATGGTTTGATTTTAGAGAGGtttgttgatatattttagaGAGGTTAATTTGTCCACACACtaacaattaattaagtatgaCTAATAATGTTGTCACCATAATGGTACCACTCCATATGTAATAGTTTTCtgtctctatctctctctttctgatctcaaatttttgtttgtattctCTTTAGCCAAAGcaataatatattaacaataaacatataaagttaaattatacttttgtttctatactcttgtttttatttaggcctctaatctttttaattagtttctttctttaaaaaaaaaatgtatttttcaatgtcttttctaaaagtttagttaattaaatacGACAAATCTGTCACTATATCTTATACcctttcttatctttttatctCTCAAATTTCTCTCATTAATTCGATGGGCAAAGTGGGTTTAggttctatatatatatatatattgtattttaggTCAAATATTGTGGATTTAACTCCTAACCCTTTATTgactattatttaatttgaagcattgatatatataatttaatttatagggTTGTTTTTAGGGTAATTAATTTGAGagtttgtattttgtattttagatCAAGTTTGAAAGTATGTGGAGGAATTAATAAAAACGATGGTGTGAGAATTTCATATTCTTCCATGTGATCTATTCAATTCGTATTCACtcacaaaatttttaagaatatttttacaacttttatcCAATACTTCTGATGgaattaaagtttatatttaatttaaagcatataagatattttaaaataattatcctagagtaaatttgatataaaatatctatattataattaaaatagtataGGTCTACTTTAGTTATTTTAcctaaatcaaaataatttattgttaattttatcaaacaatatTGTGGATTGAGttcatatatttatgattatcTAAAACCATATTACATATACATTAAACCTTTTGACATAATTtccctaaaagaaaaattgactCACATAATTTCTTGAAACTTGAAGATATAATAACACAATCTAAAGTgctttaaaaattgaaaagattttttaaaagcgTATATAGGAATATAATTgagagaataaaaatgaaactcaATCTGTTTccaaatcttttatatattcataacaaaacatacttatatatatatatatatatatatatatatatatatatataaactaattcTCAATTTAAGTTGTATTTGTATacctaatttattttgatattttacaaTAAGATTGactcatttaaaatttaaattaacgtttactaaataacaaaatttcaagtcAATCTTTTAATAAAGCTAAGTATGGCTGAGAATTAAATCATCacacaatttaaataataatgtaaaattatttttatcaacaGGCTTATATGTACAcatcttatatttataaaattaatgcATAGAAATTTTGTTCCCATTTAAggacaaattttatatatagaaactAATACCATTGTAAAAGGTGGAATGTATCTTAATTGGTACTTATCTTTTATCTATTAgttgtcattttcaaaaaaaaaataataataatttgaaaaaaattgttaggaCACactaaaaacaattcaaacctAATAGCCATTATcaatattattgttctttaaaaaaaagcattatCAATCGTGAAAAATGTCTACACCTTCCAAAAACAACCCATTCTTatcatatttcttaaaatatcattttcaaatatcctAAAAAAGGCATTGTGaatgatgaaaataatgtCTCACCAAGATGTCACTTTTAATTAAGTACCCTTGGTTTTTATCACTTaaaagttacttttttttctttcttttttagtaattttagtATTAGGTTAAAGACGATTTAAAGGttggattgattttatttttgttttttgaaaagagaaacaaatcaAACCAACCACACATATAAACTTTCCTCCAAAATAAGCTTCATTAACCAAAGCAAACTCTCAAAATCTTTCGACTTCTTCAAGTGAAGAGCGAtcttatacaaaaaaaaatcttcaaaccAAACGTGTCACGCAAACAATGcaattgacaaaatttaaaagaaaactaaagtCTGACTAAaggttttaacttaaattttaaaagttgatgtATCTACATTTAAGTACTCAACTTTGATTACCAAACTCTCTCAAACTAATACTATCTTGGATTTTTGAGCACTTTTTAATGTCTAtcgcttttttctttttagctatatatcaattttattttaatttaaaagaaaattttaagaatttcaAGATAAGTTGTAGTATAGCAAATGCAggtagaaatgaaaaacaaatagaaacaaattaaatattttacctcTAGGGCCCAACTAATTAAGAATACTGACTAAAATACTCTAATACCAAATATAAGCACCCaatattttggatttgtaCAAAGTTAGAATTATTTCCAAGAACTTAAAATGATTCCTAAAGTTTTAGgatataaattaaactcaaattattattattatttattattattattataataaaaaagaaaatagtaaatttgagatagattataatttaatatttattaaaattaactaaattaaacatttaaaataatagatacTAATATTAGAAGATTAATCTCCAAATGCATATATAATCTTCCAAGTTTGGTACTTCCCATACTAaccatattcaaaattaaaattaacaccCTATTCTCTTCTGTTTGTTACCAAAAACACCAATACTCTTTCTATAAATGATGGGGTTTTCCCATAAATAGGCCCTCCTTTAATAAATTCCATGCATGTTCTTTCccatttttaaagttaattaccCTAAATTTCCAAAATAGAGAGTagctttctttcctttcaacACCACAGACTCTTagtatttcaatatatatatatatatatatatatatgatataatcttttgtatgtataataatcaatctttcatattctaaatcaTTTAGGGGGTAACGAATTAGTGAGAACTTTTAAAACCtcatttttttgtagtttttttcttgttaaattttacaatcatgggttttcttttcctttgaatttCATGCAGCTATAGATTGAGCTCATATGGCAGATCAAGAGATTCCTCCCCCAAGCCAACTTGTTCCTTTGGACTTCACCTCAGTTCAAACTGTCCCTGAATCTCACTTGTGGCCAAACGCCACGGAGTTATCGGCTGCGATCAAGTTGGACAAAAGGGTTTCGCTCCCGTTAATCGACCTTGTCAGCGATGGTGCGTCGGAGCTCCTAGGGAGAGCCTGTGAGGAATGGGGAATGTTCCAGTTGATTAATCATGGTATCTCGAAAACCCTAATCGAGGAAGCAGAGGAGGAGACTCGACGCCTTTTCACTCTCCCGGCAACACAAAAGATGAAGACACTACGATCGCCTGGAAGCCTCACCGCCACCGGCTACGG
Coding sequences:
- the LOC101222627 gene encoding gibberellin 3-beta-dioxygenase 1-like: MTTLSQTYLDHPLIHHHHIVPLDFDSLRTIPDSHDWFNSSLETPSSSSHHHTNVNVSIPLIDLTDPNAISLIGNACETWGVFQLINHDVPVSLIERAEGETRRLFDLPMTRKLKALRAPGDVTGYGLPRITPFFSKYMWHEGFTIMGPSIGHASQLWPSNYQPFCDVMEEYQRKMKSLAEQITRSIFNYLKISDGANWLHSAGSTEAAACSTALQLNCYPRCPDPTRVMGLAPHTDTFLLTILHQTRTCGLQVFRDGFGWVPVAPVPGALVLNVGDLFHILSNGRFPNVLHRVVVDPTRRRLSMAYFYGPPPDFCVSPLYDPPESPCYRSVMVKDYVRLKAKNLENALSMIRL